The DNA window CGAATCCAGACCCGAACGCGACGGTGTCTCTGAACCGAAACCGCCAGTCGAACGCAGCCGAGATTCCCTCTCGGCGGACGAACCCTCAGCAAACCACCGTGACCTCGAGTCGCCGTCGAAGCCCGCTCAATCCGACGACACAGGTTCCTCGAGACGCGTGCCGAACGTCTCAGTCACGGATCACGAGACAGACACCGAGTTCGATGGTCGGGGAACGGACGCGGATAGCGATGGAGAGCATTCCGGTAGTGATACCGGTCGCGACCTAGATCACGCGGGAACTGACACTGACCCGCCTGGCACGGACACTGACCCACCTGGCACCGATACAGACACTGGTAGCGATCAGGACGACGGCGACACGGACACCGATTTCGATCGGGACGACGGTGATACCGACACGGACACCGACAGACCAGGCACCGATACGGATACCGACCTGCCGGGTACAGATACGGATACTGACCCCCCAGGTACCGACACGGACACCGACCGAGATGGCACTGACACGGACACTGACCCGCCGGGCACTGACACCGATTCAGATCGAGATGGCACTGACACCGACTCGGATTCCGATAGCTAACGGGTCGATCGTCCTCGAGTCACTCAAAAATAATCGACTGGTTCCGGGAACTCACCCGATTACGAGGCAGTGATTACGCTTCCTCTTCCTCGTCGGGTTCCATTTCGCGACGGCGGAGCCACTCGAGTGAGAGGGCACCGCCGAGGAGGCCTGCACCGGTGGTGAAGCCGGGAACGCTATCGTCGCCGTCCGCGTCTGCTGCGTCGTCTGCGTCATCGTCTGCAGCGTCTTCCGTGTCATCGTCCGCAGCGTCGTCCGCATCATCTGCGTCATCGTCATCTTCGTCTTCGTCCGCACCATCGTCGTCCGCATCATCTGCGTCATCGTCATCTGCGTCATCGTCCGCATCGTCCGACCCGTCGTCTGCGTCATCGTCGCTATCCGTGTCGGAATCGCCATCCGCGTCAGCGTCGTCGCCATCGTCGTCGGAGCCGCCATCCGCGTCAGCGTCCCCGTCTGGCGCTTCGTCGTCGTCATCGTCGGACTCGTCGGTGTCCTCGGAATCGCCCTCGACTTCCTCTTCCGGGGAGTCACCGTCGTCTTCCGGTTCCTCGTCGATATCGTCCTCGTCGGCGTCGGTTTCCGAATTGCTCCGCAGGGCGAAGATCATACCGTCGTTCGAGAGCGTTCCGACGTAGAGCGTTTCGCCGACGACGGCGAGAGGCCACAGGCTGGCACCCGTGTCGATCTGCCACGCAGTTGAGCCATCCTCGATGTCGAACGCGTAGAAGCGATCTCCCGTTTCGCCGTCGCTGAATTCGTCCTCGCTCGTGAGTCCGGAGTAGACGAGGTCGCCGTCGGTGATCGGTGGTGTCGCACCGAGACCAGACTCTTCTGCCTCCCACTCCGACTCGCCCGTTTCCAGATCGTGTGCGGCGGCGTAGTAGCTGTCCATTCCGGTGGTGTTGAGAATTCGGTCGTCCGTGATCGCCCCCTCCGGATTACTGAAATTACTAACGCGGCCCTCTTCCTCGCCGTCCTCGAGGTCGTGAATCGACAGTTCGTCGTTCGCTCGCATTGCGACGACGTACTCTTTGGTCGCCATCGGATACGCTGCGAGTCGGCTGGCGAACTGCCCGTCGAGGGAATCGTCGTCCGACTCGTACGTCCAGAGCTCCGAGCCGTTGTGCACGTCGAGTGCGTACAGTTGCGTTTCGCTCGCGGTGATACAGATGTCCTCGACGATCGCGACCGCCTGCTCGTGGAGTTGTTCGTCCGCCGGTTCGTACTCCCAGCCAACCTCGCCTTCCAGTGCGTCGACGGCGTACACGACACCGTCGGCGACGACCAATACGAGTTCGGCTTCGACGTTCGGCGACGCGATAACCTCGT is part of the Natronorubrum sediminis genome and encodes:
- a CDS encoding outer membrane protein assembly factor BamB family protein, with protein sequence MDSPDGWSSLGGGQGNTGFLEDETGPEDPVAPAWQYNHSGMLAVVDDVVYLAGDDEVHALDAETGSREWEVDVEGVEGAPAVAYDTVYLGGEQLTALDAADGDVRWELDLEPDEVIASPNVEAELVLVVADGVVYAVDALEGEVGWEYEPADEQLHEQAVAIVEDICITASETQLYALDVHNGSELWTYESDDDSLDGQFASRLAAYPMATKEYVVAMRANDELSIHDLEDGEEEGRVSNFSNPEGAITDDRILNTTGMDSYYAAAHDLETGESEWEAEESGLGATPPITDGDLVYSGLTSEDEFSDGETGDRFYAFDIEDGSTAWQIDTGASLWPLAVVGETLYVGTLSNDGMIFALRSNSETDADEDDIDEEPEDDGDSPEEEVEGDSEDTDESDDDDDEAPDGDADADGGSDDDGDDADADGDSDTDSDDDADDGSDDADDDADDDDADDADDDGADEDEDDDDADDADDAADDDTEDAADDDADDAADADGDDSVPGFTTGAGLLGGALSLEWLRRREMEPDEEEEA